The following proteins are encoded in a genomic region of Asterias amurensis chromosome 5, ASM3211899v1:
- the LOC139937326 gene encoding LOW QUALITY PROTEIN: atrial natriuretic peptide receptor 1-like (The sequence of the model RefSeq protein was modified relative to this genomic sequence to represent the inferred CDS: inserted 1 base in 1 codon) yields MSSVITSTRIRVGVLLSNKRTHILGQARLYPALEVAQETISSRVQSGDYANFSIELQFSPTGCSRPVEFSLGVAAXFDDEIAALLGPACSSDMESVGDLAAALNIPILSPSANSHELDDKGRYPTLTQLVFKSSTMADFLGRLFLLYGWNSFVLLGVSSGYHSLPTAAVEDGMRELGVRSYVIYIDEVEDFNATLEEASLISRIIVISAKGHLVRKIMLSAYNLGQVGGDYVFFSYQPFNNTLSFGNDAWRQDDGDDEKLKTAYRALKTIRLFEPTDDSEYNAFHRDILDRSLRDYNVTPESGGEANFFATCYHDALVLYSLAINETLHEGGDIRDGLTLRQKMWNRTFRGIAGDIVMTSSGDRIATYSLWDMTDTENGVFEPVVNFYGLSNELKFYKPIKWHGFPDGEVPPDTPRCGFYNENPICKPKDDNTVLLIASILVVCALIVCVSATLVVYRKQKQNAELMKMSWKIRYDDLVSKAVSKSIASSMRSLSMSMTGSLTNENNERQIFTKIAHYEGRLVALKPIGNGKLELTRGVLVELRNDHHKDYIFFFSIQDILENDALKLEWDFKSSLLIDVIKGLGFLHHRRELGVHGRMRSSNCVVDSRFVVKLTDFGLLDHRDISSDNDSDQTYLKKLLWNAPELLRAPTKNKPTREGDIYSVGIIMQEVVMRGPPFENECRDTDNVKVVLEKIQSHSTQPFRPHVPTEACSPEIHAIMARCWHETPEERPTVNELMADMKKICKNVSGGIMDNLLSRMESYASNLEGLVEERTSAFLEEKKRAETLLYEVLPKSVADQLKMGSTVNPESYDNVTIFFSDIVGFTELSSGSTPLQVVALLNDLYTCFDGIIGNFDVYKVETIGDAYMVVSGLPIRNGSAHAREIANMALSLLGAVGTFKVRHRPEWKLQLRAGVHSGPCVSGVVGLKMPRYCLFGDTVNTASRMESNGEALKIHISGTTRHILQEFDDFIIKDRGEIEMKGKGKQRTFWLIGQQSQP; encoded by the exons ATGTCCTCTGTAATTACATCAACGAGAATACGAGTTGGTGTGCTCCTGTCCAACAAAAGGACACATATTCTCGGTCAAGCGCGTCTTTACCCGGCACTCGAGGTTGCTCAAGAGACCATCTCAAGCCGTGTCCAGAGCGGGGACTACGCAAACTTCTCCATCGAGCTGCAGTTCTCGCCCACGGGCTGCTCCAGGCCGGTTGAATTTAGCCTTGGAGTGGCCG ACTTCGATGACGAGATTGCAGCTCTCCTCGGTCCCGCTTGCAGTAGCGATATGGAGAGCGTTGGGGACTTGGCAGCTGCACTGAACATACCAATTCTCTCGCCGAGTGCGAACAGCCACGAGTTGGACGACAAGGGGAGGTATCCGACGCTAACGCAGCTGGTCTTCAAATCCAGCACGATGGCGGATTTCCTTGGTAGGCTGTTCCTTCTTTACGGGTGGAACTCGTTTGTATTACTTGGGGTTTCGTCCGGATACCACTCCCTACCGACCGCAGCAGTGGAAGACGGTATGCGTGAGCTTGGGGTTAGATCGTACGTTATTTACATCGATGAGGTGGAAGACTTCAATGCTACTTTAGAGGAAGCATCTCTAATCAGCCGGA TTATAGTTATCAGTGCCAAGGGTCACCTCGTTCGGAAGATCATGCTGAGCGCCTACAACCTCGGACAAGTAGGTGGGGATTACGTGTTCTTCAGCTATCAACCGTTTAATAACACACTGAGCTTTGGGAACGATGCGTGGCGACAG GACGACGGAGACGATGAGAAATTAAAGACAGCCTACCGAGCCCTGAAGACAATTCGTCTGTTTGAGCCGACTGATGACTCGGAGTACAATGCGTTTCATAGAGACATTCTGGACCGCTCGTTAAGAGACTATAACGTGACTCCAGAGTCTGGCGGCGAG GCCAACTTTTTCGCCACCTGTTACCACGACGCCTTGGTTCTGTACTCTCTTGCCATCAACGAGACATTACACGAGGGAGGTGACATTCGTGACGGTCTAACTCTACGACAGAAGATGTGGAACCGAACTTTCCGAG GTATTGCGGGAGACATTGTAATGACATCTAGCGGTGATAGAATCGCAACGTACTCCCTATGGGATATGACGGACACCGAAAACGGTGTATTCGAG CCTGTAGTGAATTTTTATGGACTGTCAAACGAGCTCAAGTTCTACAAACCAATTAAGTGGCATGGATTCCCGGATGGTGAAGTTCCCCCAGACACTCCTCGGTGTGGTTTCTACAATGAAAACCCCATCTGCAAACCCAAAG ATGATAATACCGTACTGCTCATCGCGTCCATCCTGGTGGTGTGCGCCCTGATTGTCTGTGTCTCAGCAACTTTGGTAGTTTACAG AAAACAGAAGCAGAACGCAGAATTAATGAAGATGTCTTGGAAGATTCGCTACGACGATTTAGTCTCTAAAGCCGTTTCCAAATCCATTGCCTCATCCATGCGGTCTTTATCCATGTCCATG ACTGGTTCACTTACTAATGAGAATAACGAGCGCCAGATCTTCACAAAAATTGCTCACTACGAG GGTCGACTGGTTGCTCTTAAGCCAATAGGAAACGGCAAGCTTGAACTGACAAGGGGTGTCTTGGTAGAGCTCCGAAAT GATCATCACAAAgactatatatttttcttttcaattcaGGATATTCTTGAGAACGACGCTCTGAAGCTGGAATGGGACTTCAAGAGTTCTCTTCTGATTGATGTCATCAAG GGTTTGGGTTTTCTTCACCACCGTCGAGAGCTTGGTGTGCACGGCAGGATGCGGTCTTCTAACTGCGTGGTGGACAGCCGCTTCGTGGTCAAACTGACGGACTTTGGTCTCCTTGACCACAGGGATATCTCATCCGACAATGATAGCGATCAGACATACTTGAAAA AACTGTTGTGGAATGCGCCAGAACTTCTTCGTGCTCCAACCAAGAATAAGCCGACGAGAGAGGGCGACATTTACTCTGTTGGCATCATAATGCAGGAGGTGGTAATGAGAGGTCCGCCATTCGAGAACGAGTGCAGGGACACTgataatgtcaaag TTGTTTTAGAGAAAATTCAGTCTCATTCAACTCAACCATTCCGTCCCCACGTCCCAACCGAAGCCTGTAGTCCAGAAATACACGCTATTATGGCAAGATGTTGGCATGAAACACCAGAGGAAAGACCAACAGTGAACGAACTCATGGCCGACATGAAGAAAATTTgcaa GAATGTATCGGGAGGTATCATGGACAACCTGCTATCTCGTATGGAGTCATACGCCAGTAACTTGGAAGGTCTTGTAGAGGAGAGAACCTCTGCCTTCTTGGAAGAGAAGAAGAGAGCTGAGACGCTCCTCTACGAAGTCTTGCCGAA GTCGGTGGCCGATCAGCTTAAAATGGGATCCACGGTAAACCCAGAGTCTTATGACAATGTGACGATTTTCTTCAGTGACATCGTGGGATTCACTGAGCTTTCATCGGGCAGTACCCCTTTGCAG GTTGTTGCTCTGTTAAACGATCTGTATACCTGTTTCGATGGGATTATTGGCAACTTCGACGTATACAAG GTTGAGACGATTGGAGACGCCTACATGGTGGTGTCGGGCCTGCCAATCCGCAACGGCTCTGCCCATGCGCGAGAAATCGCCAACATGGCGCTGTCATTGCTTGGGGCAGTGGGAACATTCAAAGTGAGACACAGACCGGAGTGGAAGCTTCAACTACGGGCTGGAGTACACTCtg GTCCATGTGTGTCTGGAGTGGTTGGTCTTAAGATGCCCAGATACTGTCTGTTTGGTGATACAGTCAACACCGCGTCCAGAATGGAATCAAACGGAGAAG CACTCAAGATACACATCAGCGGTACGACCCGACATATCCTGCAAGAGTTTGACGACTTTATCATTAAGGATCGAGGAGAAATTGAAATGAAG GGTAAAGGTAAACAGAGGACATTCTGGCTGATCGGACAACAATCTCAACCTTAG